The following proteins are encoded in a genomic region of Micropterus dolomieu isolate WLL.071019.BEF.003 ecotype Adirondacks linkage group LG04, ASM2129224v1, whole genome shotgun sequence:
- the adra2a gene encoding alpha-2A adrenergic receptor: MGLDNETNQTLPDVAPYSLQISLPLTVLVGILILLTVFGNVLVVIAVFTSRALKAPQNLFLVSLASADILVATLVMPFSLANELMGYWYFGEVWCEIYLALDVLFCTASIAHLCAISLDRYWSITQAIEYNLKRTPRRIKCIIIIVWVIAAVISFPPLITMEKENSEKDPVCKINNDKWYVISSCIGSFFLPCVIMVLVYVRIYQIAKKRTRAPPGNRKQKEMPKTATIAAANQKENGMGAGDAEDRLCHEKLNGERDIELKEGVGGADEEKEEANGVDLEESSSSDHKVNNPCSIKKKAAKKKTKLSQIKPGDNDVQKRAPSTKGSRWKGRQNREKRFTFVLAVVIGVFVICWFPFFFTYMLMTLCESCPVPDTLFKFFFWFGYCNSALNPIIYTIFNNDFRRSFKKILCRRDTRRYV; the protein is encoded by the coding sequence ATGGGGTTGGACAACGAGACCAACCAAACTCTTCCAGACGTGGCCCCGTACAGCCTCCAGATCTCCCTGCCGCTCACTGTGCTGGTGGGGATCTTGATCCTGCTGACAGTGTTTGGCAATGTGCTGGTGGTCATAGCTGTGTTTACGAGCCGGGCCCTGAAGGCTCCGCAAAACTTATTTTTGGTGTCTCTGGCGTCGGCGGACATTTTGGTGGCTACCCTCGTGATGCCTTTCTCCTTGGCCAATGAGCTCATGGGATACTGGTACTTTGGCGAGGTGTGGTGTGAGATCTATCTGGCACTTGATGTTCTTTTCTGCACCGCCTCCATAGCCCACCTCTGCGCCATCAGCTTGGACCGCTACTGGTCCATCACGCAGGCCATCGAGTACAACCTGAAGAGGACACCACGACGCATCAAgtgcatcatcatcattgtgtgGGTCATTGCGGCGGTGATCTCTTTCCCACCTCTAATCACCatggagaaagaaaacagtgaGAAGGACCCTGTCTGTAAGATCAATAACGATAAGTGGTACGTGATTTCCTCATGCATCGgctccttcttcctcccctgTGTCATCATGGTCCTGGTCTACGTGCGGATCTACCAGATCGCCAAAAAGAGGACGCGGGCGCCACcaggaaacaggaagcagaaggagatGCCGAAGACAGCCACCATTGCTGCTGCCAACCAGAAGGAGAACGGTATGGGCGCAGGCGACGCTGAGGACCGCCTCTGCCACGAGAAGCTGAATGGAGAGCGGGACATCGAGCTGAAGGAGGGAGTAGGGGGGGCAgatgaggagaaggaagaggccAACGGGGTGGACCTTGAGGAGTCGTCCTCCTCTGACCACAAAGTGAACAATCCCTGCTCGATCAAAAAAAAAGCAGCCAAGAAGAAAACCAAACTGAGCCAAATCAAACCGGGGGACAATGACGTCCAAAAGCGGGCACCGAGCACAAAGGGCAGCCGCTGGAAGGGCCGACAGAACCGGGAGAAACGCTTCACCTTCGTCCTGGCCGTGGTCATCGGAGTGTTTGTCATCTGCTGGTTTCCCTTTTTCTTTACATACATGCTAATGACGTTGTGCGAGTCCTGCCCAGTGCCCGACACCTTGTTCAAGTTCTTCTTCTGGTTTGGCTATTGCAACAGCGCGCTGAACCCCATCATTTACACTATCTTCAACAATGACTTTAGGAGGTCATTCAAAAAGATACTGTGCAGGAGGGACACCAGAAGATATGTATGA
- the shoc2 gene encoding leucine-rich repeat protein SHOC-2: protein MSSTLGKEKDSKEKDPKGGPAGKEREKEAKALASLVKDGGKETKTKGKDAKEGKKDTSSSTPGVAFSVDNTIKRPNPAPGTRKKSSNAEVIKELNKCREENSMRLDLSKRSIHMLPTSIKELTQLAELYLYSNKLQSLPAEVGCLSGLVTLALSENSLTSLPDSLDSLKKLRMLDLRHNKLREIPAVVYRLTSLTTLYLRFNRITTVEKEIRNLSKLTMLSIRENKIKQLPAEIGELCNLITLDVAHNQLEHLPKEIGNCTQITNLDLQHNELLDLPETIGNLASINRLGLRYNRLSAIPRSLARCRELEELNLENNNISVLPEGLLSSLVNLTSLTLARNCFQSYPVGGPSQFSTIYSLNMEHNRINKIPFGIFSRAKVLSKLNMKDNQLTSLPLDFGTWTSMVELNLATNQLTKIPEDVCGLVSLEVLILSNNLLKKLPHGIGNLRKLRELDLEENKLECLPNEIAYLKDLQKLVLTNNQLSTLPRGIGHLTNLTHLGLGENLLQHLPEEIGTLENLEELYLNDNPNLHSLPFELALCSKLSIMSIENCPLSHLPPQIVAGGPSFIIQFLKMQGPYRAMV from the exons ATGAGTAGTACTTTAGGCAAAGAAAAAGATTCGAAAGAAAAGGACCCCAAAGGTGGTCCAGCGgggaaagaaagggaaaaggaGGCCAAGGCTCTAGCCAGCTTAGTCAAAGATGGTGGCAAAGAAACGAAGACCAAAGGGAAAGATGCcaaagaaggaaagaaggacACCAGCAGCTCAACACCAGGTGTTGCCTTCTCTGTTGACAATACAATAAAGCGGCCAAACCCGGCACCAGGTACACGCAAGAAGTCCAGCAATGCCGAGGTGATTAAAGAGCTCAACAAGTGCCGAGAGGAAAACTCAATGAGACTGGACTTATCTAAACGGTCCATTCACATGCTGCCCACCTCGATTAAGGAGTTGACGCAGCTGGCTGAACTCTACTTATACAGCAACAAGCTGCAGAGTCTGCCGGCGGAGGTAGGTTGCCTATCAGGCCTGGTCACTTTGGCCCTGAGCGAGAACTCCCTGACTAGTTTGCCTGACTCCCTGGACTCCCTTAAGAAGCTTCGAATGCTCGACCTCCGGCACAACAAGCTGAGAGAGATACCTGCTGTTGTCTACCGGCTGACGTCTCTGACCACGCTGTACCTGCGGTTCAACCGTATCACAACAGTGGAGAAGGAAATCCGAAACCTATCCAAGCTCACTATGCTCAGCATTCGTGAGAACAAGATTAAACAGCTGCCTGCAGAGATAG GGGAGCTATGCAACCTCATAACTCTGGATGTTGCCCATAACCAGCTGGAACACCTACCGAAGGAGATTGGGAATTGCACACAGATAACCAACCTTGACTTGCAGCACAATGAGCTCCTGGACCTCCCAGAGACTATAG gcAATCTGGCTAGCATAAATCGCTTAGGTCTGAGATACAACCGATTGTCAGCCATCCCCAGGTCACTAGCCAGATGTCGAGAACTGGAGGAGCTAAACcttgaaaacaacaacatttcagTGTTGCCAGAG GGCCTACTGTCGAGTTTGGTCAACCTGACCAGTCTAACACTGGCGAGGAACTGCTTCCAGTCGTATCCTGTGGGTGGACCATCCCAGTTCTCCACCATCTACTCCCTCAACATGGAGCACAACCGCATCAACAAGATCCCCTTTGGTATCTTCTCCAGGGCCAAAGTTTTAAGCAAGCTTAACATGAAG GACAACCAGTTAACGTCTCTGCCACTGGACTTTGGCACATGGACTAGCATGGTCGAGCTTAACCTGGCCACCAATCAGCTGACAAAGATCCCAGAGGACGTCTGCGGTTTAGTCTCTCTGGAA GTGTTAATATTGTCAAATAATCTTCTCAAGAAGTTGCCACATGGTATTGGGAATTTGAGAAAGCTACGGGAGCTCGACTTGGAGGAAAACAAGTTGGAATGTCTACCTAATGAAATTGCTTATCTTAAAGATTTACAG AAATTGGTGCTGACAAATAATCAGCTGAGTACGTTACCCAGAGGCATCGGCCACCTCACCAACCTGACTCACCTTGGTTTGGGGGAGAACCTGCTGCAGCACCTTCCAGAGGAGATTG GTACACTGGAGAACTTGGAGGAACTGTACCTCAACGACAACCCCAACCTGCACAGCCTCCCGTTCGAGCTGGCCCTCTGCAGCAAGCTGTCCATCATGAGCATCGAGAACTGTCCCCTCAGCCACCTGCCGCCCCAGATTGTCGCGGGAGGCCCCTCCTTCATCATCCAGTTCCTCAAGATGCAGGGACCATACCGTGCCATGGTCTGA